In the Sarcophilus harrisii chromosome 1, mSarHar1.11, whole genome shotgun sequence genome, one interval contains:
- the KLHL22 gene encoding kelch-like protein 22 → MREGDKGAHYPEPAHFSSKGQKHSRPQILHLVSQCPQRRPGPGGQGGEASSALLERAGLSPKAGHRHALLHFHPPHARPACVTRPPPISVQVYAHAGATLDGKMYITCGRRGEDYLKELHRYDPDANCWEALADGPVRRAWHGMATLLGKLYVIGGSNNDSGYRRDVHQVVYYSPSTRQWTAVCPLPAGHGEPGIAVLDNKIYVLGGRSHNRGSRMSYVHVYDVEKDCWEEGPQLENAISGLAACVLTLPRSLLTDPARRTPSWHPERGQRDPDLASEVMSVSDWEEFDNSSED, encoded by the exons ATGAGGGAGGGGGACAAGGGTGCCCATTACCCCGAGCCCGCCCACTTCAGCTCCAAGGGTCAGAAACACAGCCGGCCGCAGATTCTGCACCTTGTCAGTCAGTGCCCCCAGAGGCGGCCAGGGCCTGGAGGACAGGGTGGGGAAGCCTCCTCTGCCCTTCTGGAGCGGGCTGGGCTGAGCCCGAAGGCTGGTCACCGCCATGCCCTCCTCCATTTCCACCCGCCACATGCCCGCCCCGCCTGTGTGACCCGGCCACCGCCCATCTCTGTGCAGGTGTATGCCCACGCGGGGGCCACCCTAGACGGGAAGATGTACATCACCTGCGGCCGGCGAGGCGAGGACTACCTGAAGGAGCTGCACCGCTATGACCCGGACGCCAACTGCTGGGAGGCGCTGGCCGACGGCCCCGTCCGGCGCGCCTGGCACGGCATGGCAACCCTGCTGGGCAAGCTCTACGTGATCGGCGGCAGCAACAATGACTCAGGCTACCGGAGAGACGTCCACCAG GTGGTGTACTACAGCCCGAGCACCAGGCAGTGGACGGCAGTCTGCCCCCTGCCCGCCGGGCACGGGGAGCCGGGGATCGCCGTCCTCGACAATAAGATCTACGTCTTGGGGGGCCGCTCCCACAACCGAGGCAGCCGCATGAGCTATGTCCACGTCTATGACGTGGAGAAGGACTGCTGGGAGGAGGGGCCACAGCTGGAGAACGCCATCTCGGGCCTGGCGGCCTGCGTGCTCACCCTGCCCAGGTCGCTGCTCACAGACCCGGCCCGGCGCACCCCCAGCTGGCACCCCGAGCGGGGCCAGCGGGACCCTGATCTGGCCTCGGAGGTGATGAGCGTGTCTGACTGGGAGGAGTTCGACAACTCCAGCGAGGACTGA